One stretch of Chitinophaga pendula DNA includes these proteins:
- the proB gene encoding glutamate 5-kinase, translating into MKPVLVIKFGTASITNPAGELDEAVLAEIARQVATLHTTYNIVLVSSGAVAAGKRYLKSYNASISERKAAAAIGNPLLLHKYAAYFEPYGIAIAQSLCERQHFSNRDQFLQLKKTYEELWASNIIPIANENDVVSSLELKFSDNDELATLIAVGFGASSLLFSTSVAGVLDGNGQVVREIPLIDKTALALADGKKSSLGLGGMVSKLTFARLATRMGIQVVIFGVHTPDGILKAMTGETGTLCLPQPCSMPARKKWLASGSLVTGRLRVDAGAEEALKNRHSLLAVGVLAVQERFECGEVFEIVGEASQVIAVARAKVSSDAIAGKGKVQNVAIAHVDDIVLL; encoded by the coding sequence GTGAAACCAGTTTTAGTTATAAAGTTTGGTACCGCCTCCATCACCAATCCGGCAGGGGAGCTGGACGAGGCCGTGCTGGCAGAAATTGCCCGGCAGGTAGCCACCTTACATACCACCTATAATATTGTATTGGTATCATCCGGCGCCGTAGCGGCAGGAAAACGTTACCTGAAAAGTTATAATGCCAGTATAAGTGAGCGAAAAGCGGCAGCAGCCATCGGCAACCCGCTTTTATTACATAAATACGCAGCCTATTTCGAACCTTATGGCATCGCCATCGCTCAAAGCTTATGCGAACGGCAGCATTTTTCTAACCGGGACCAGTTCTTGCAGCTGAAAAAAACCTACGAAGAACTGTGGGCCAGCAACATCATACCCATCGCCAATGAAAACGACGTAGTCAGTAGCCTGGAATTGAAATTCTCCGACAATGACGAACTAGCTACCCTGATAGCAGTCGGCTTCGGCGCTTCCTCCTTATTATTCAGTACCTCTGTAGCGGGAGTACTGGATGGAAATGGACAGGTCGTACGCGAGATACCTCTGATCGATAAGACAGCCCTGGCACTGGCCGATGGGAAAAAATCCTCCCTAGGACTGGGTGGTATGGTTTCAAAACTCACCTTTGCCCGCCTGGCTACCCGTATGGGGATACAGGTAGTGATATTTGGTGTCCATACCCCCGATGGCATTCTGAAAGCAATGACAGGAGAAACCGGCACCTTGTGCCTCCCACAACCTTGCAGTATGCCGGCCCGGAAAAAATGGCTGGCCAGCGGTAGCCTGGTCACAGGCCGCCTCCGGGTAGATGCTGGGGCCGAAGAGGCATTGAAGAACAGGCACAGCCTGCTGGCAGTAGGAGTGTTGGCCGTACAGGAACGTTTCGAGTGTGGAGAAGTATTTGAGATCGTTGGCGAAGCTTCCCAGGTAATCGCTGTAGCCAGAGCCAAAGTTTCTTCCGATGCAATTGCCGGAAAAGGTAAAGTGCAGAATGTAGCCATCGCTCATGTAGACGATATCGTATTGCTATAA
- a CDS encoding GH92 family glycosyl hydrolase, producing MNKILLATAWLCTSLPALAQQKSATDDLTQYVKPIIGTQRMGHTYPGATVPFGMVQLSPETDTIPYEMNGKYNPDVYKYCAGYQYDDKTITGFSHTHFSGTGHSDLGDFLIMPTTGPLQLNPGTATHPESGYRSTFSHEQEEASPAYYKVKLDEYNIQAELTASNRVGFHQYTFPQTDQAHIILDLMANLYNYDNKNVWTFIRVENDTLITGYRQTNGWARTRTVYFAMTFSKPFYQYGQQTKDNNVYKGFWRKFDQTRNFPEMAGRQMRLYFDFKTTDGEKVKIKFALSPVSTQGALQNLRAEIPHWDFYKTRQEGVALWNKELHKVDVKTTHAEDMVNFYTALYHTFLGPTTYMDIDGGYRGLDQNNYKAEGFTNYTSFSLWDTYRALHPFFNVVQPTRNAHMIQSMMAHYDQSVQRMLPIWSHYANENWCMIGYHSVSVIADAIMKGNAPFDEEKALEACVNTARNQRFDGLQYYMQLGYIPEDKNGSSVSKTLEYAYDDWCIAQVAKKLGKQDIYEDFSKRSRYYRNVYDNQTGFMRPKMSDGNFRKEFDPLKTHNQGYIEGNAWNYSLYVPQYPEELIAMGGGPKRFVKHLDSLFTMHLPDEFFADTEDITRDGIIGNYVHGNEPSHHIAYLYNWCNASWKTQERVRMILKKMYGPTPDGLGGNDDCGQMSAWYLFSSLGFYPVCPGDVKYALGSPAVEHATIRLENGKSFTVDVKNQGDRNVYVQRVLLNGQALQHPFINHADILNGGTLTFYMGSKPRK from the coding sequence ATGAATAAGATCCTGCTTGCCACCGCATGGCTTTGCACTTCGTTGCCAGCGCTGGCGCAACAAAAATCAGCCACAGATGATCTGACACAATATGTTAAACCCATCATCGGCACCCAACGTATGGGACATACTTATCCTGGTGCGACTGTTCCTTTCGGGATGGTGCAGCTCAGTCCTGAGACGGATACGATTCCTTATGAAATGAATGGCAAGTATAATCCGGATGTGTATAAGTATTGTGCTGGTTATCAGTATGACGATAAAACGATCACTGGTTTTAGTCATACGCACTTTAGTGGAACGGGGCATTCGGATTTGGGAGATTTTCTGATCATGCCTACTACTGGTCCTTTGCAATTGAACCCGGGTACGGCGACGCATCCCGAAAGCGGGTATCGCTCCACTTTTTCTCATGAGCAGGAGGAAGCCTCCCCTGCTTATTATAAGGTAAAGCTGGATGAGTATAATATACAGGCGGAACTGACGGCCTCTAACCGGGTAGGTTTTCATCAATATACGTTTCCTCAAACGGACCAGGCGCATATTATCCTGGACCTGATGGCTAACCTGTATAATTATGATAACAAAAATGTCTGGACGTTTATCCGTGTTGAGAATGATACGCTGATCACCGGTTACCGGCAGACGAATGGCTGGGCACGTACCCGAACGGTTTATTTCGCCATGACGTTTTCGAAGCCATTTTACCAGTATGGTCAGCAGACGAAAGATAATAATGTGTACAAGGGTTTTTGGCGGAAATTTGATCAGACGCGGAACTTCCCGGAGATGGCGGGCCGGCAGATGAGGCTTTATTTTGATTTCAAAACTACGGACGGAGAAAAGGTCAAAATAAAATTTGCGTTATCACCGGTAAGTACGCAAGGAGCTTTACAGAACCTACGTGCAGAGATACCGCACTGGGATTTTTACAAGACCCGGCAGGAGGGTGTGGCGTTGTGGAACAAGGAGCTGCACAAAGTAGATGTGAAGACGACCCATGCGGAAGATATGGTAAACTTCTATACGGCGTTGTACCATACTTTCCTGGGGCCTACGACCTATATGGATATAGACGGCGGGTACCGGGGACTGGATCAGAATAATTATAAGGCAGAAGGATTCACAAATTATACTTCTTTTTCTCTCTGGGATACCTATCGTGCGCTACATCCTTTCTTCAATGTGGTGCAACCTACGCGCAATGCGCATATGATACAGTCTATGATGGCGCATTATGACCAGAGTGTACAACGTATGCTTCCGATATGGTCGCATTATGCGAATGAGAACTGGTGTATGATCGGCTACCATAGTGTGTCTGTAATAGCTGATGCCATTATGAAAGGTAATGCTCCATTTGACGAGGAGAAAGCATTGGAGGCCTGCGTAAATACAGCCAGGAACCAACGTTTTGACGGATTACAATATTATATGCAGTTAGGCTATATCCCTGAGGACAAGAACGGGTCTTCTGTATCCAAAACGCTGGAATACGCCTATGATGACTGGTGTATTGCGCAGGTGGCAAAGAAACTAGGCAAGCAGGATATTTATGAGGATTTCAGCAAGCGTTCCCGGTATTACCGCAATGTATATGACAATCAGACTGGATTTATGCGTCCGAAGATGAGTGACGGTAACTTCCGGAAGGAGTTTGATCCATTAAAGACGCATAACCAGGGGTACATAGAAGGAAATGCCTGGAACTACAGTCTTTATGTGCCGCAGTACCCCGAGGAGCTGATTGCTATGGGAGGAGGGCCTAAACGATTTGTGAAGCACCTGGATTCCCTGTTTACGATGCATTTGCCTGATGAGTTTTTTGCTGATACGGAGGATATTACCCGGGACGGTATCATCGGCAATTATGTGCATGGTAATGAGCCCTCTCATCATATAGCCTACTTGTACAACTGGTGTAATGCATCGTGGAAGACCCAGGAGCGGGTACGTATGATCCTTAAGAAAATGTATGGTCCTACTCCTGACGGCTTGGGGGGTAATGATGATTGTGGGCAGATGAGTGCGTGGTATCTTTTCAGTTCGCTCGGATTTTATCCGGTGTGCCCGGGGGATGTGAAGTATGCGTTGGGTAGTCCGGCGGTGGAGCATGCTACGATACGGTTGGAGAATGGGAAGTCTTTCACGGTGGATGTAAAAAACCAGGGTGATCGTAATGTGTATGTACAGCGAGTGTTATTGAACGGGCAGGCGTTGCAACATCCGTTTATCAATCATGCAGATATTCTGAATGGAGGTACGCTGACATTTTACATGGGCAGCAAACCCAGGAAATAA
- a CDS encoding YceI family protein, with translation MATWKIDTTHSEIGFKVKHLMITNVSGNFRDFEGTVLTNSDDFHDANITFEAHVASVDTKNEQRDEHLKNGEFFDAAQFPKIQFTSKQVKKISQDEYKLLGHLTIRNETHPIELDVEYAGIQVDPWGQTKAGFELKGRLHRSDYGLRWNSTTEAGGLVLSDEIKLHMNIQLTKAAEN, from the coding sequence ATGGCAACCTGGAAAATAGACACAACGCACAGCGAGATAGGCTTCAAGGTAAAACACCTTATGATCACTAATGTGAGTGGAAACTTCAGGGATTTTGAAGGTACTGTATTGACAAACAGTGATGATTTTCATGACGCCAACATCACTTTTGAGGCACATGTAGCCAGTGTGGACACTAAAAACGAACAACGGGACGAGCACCTTAAGAACGGAGAATTTTTTGACGCAGCACAATTTCCCAAGATCCAGTTTACGTCCAAGCAGGTAAAAAAGATCAGCCAGGATGAATATAAGCTCCTGGGACATCTGACTATCCGCAATGAGACGCATCCGATAGAGCTGGATGTGGAATATGCAGGTATACAGGTGGATCCCTGGGGACAAACAAAGGCAGGGTTTGAACTTAAGGGGCGGCTGCATCGTTCGGATTATGGATTGCGTTGGAACTCGACTACAGAAGCAGGTGGTCTTGTATTAAGCGATGAGATCAAATTGCATATGAACATTCAGTTGACCAAGGCCGCCGAAAATTAA
- a CDS encoding glutamate-5-semialdehyde dehydrogenase: MDALLPLLERAQQATLSVRTLSDHRQQSLLRSLAARLVRSAPAILAANQLDLERMADTDPKKDRLLLNDARIQSLADSLLDIAALPNPVGAVILQRTLDNGLTVEKISVPLGVVGVIYESRPNVTVDVAALCLRSGNVCVLRGGSDAIHTNTCLVGLIQEELTAHQVDTAAVQLLPVERSLVEEMLKAVRFIDIIIPRGSQQLIEYVRQHSSVPVIETGAGVCHTYVEQTARLENAARIVTNAKVSRPSVCNALDTILVDKAIAQELLQLLSASLVAYNVEIFADVAAYEILTAAAYPYLQQATLADFGREYLDYKCSVKVVADAEEALEHIRRYSSRHSEAIITENVVLGERFLQEVDAAAVYVNASTRFTDGGVFGLGAEIGISTQKLHARGPFALEKLVTEKWIVRGNGQIR; this comes from the coding sequence ATGGACGCTTTATTACCACTGTTGGAACGGGCGCAGCAGGCTACCCTCTCTGTACGGACACTCTCAGACCACCGGCAGCAATCCCTGTTGCGATCCCTGGCTGCAAGACTGGTAAGATCTGCGCCTGCTATTCTCGCTGCCAATCAGCTGGACCTGGAACGCATGGCAGATACTGATCCCAAAAAAGACAGGTTGCTGCTGAACGATGCCCGTATACAGTCGCTGGCAGATAGCCTCCTGGATATAGCAGCATTACCAAACCCCGTAGGTGCCGTAATACTGCAACGCACATTGGACAATGGCCTGACTGTGGAAAAGATCAGCGTACCGTTAGGGGTCGTTGGGGTCATCTACGAATCCCGCCCCAATGTAACAGTAGATGTAGCCGCCCTTTGCCTGCGTTCCGGTAATGTATGTGTACTACGGGGTGGTTCCGATGCCATACATACCAACACTTGCCTGGTCGGATTGATACAGGAAGAACTGACCGCTCACCAGGTGGACACGGCAGCTGTACAGCTTTTACCGGTAGAAAGAAGCCTGGTAGAAGAGATGCTGAAGGCAGTACGATTTATAGATATTATCATCCCCCGGGGCTCGCAGCAACTGATTGAATATGTCAGACAACACTCCAGTGTACCTGTCATCGAAACAGGGGCCGGCGTATGCCATACCTATGTCGAGCAGACTGCCCGGCTGGAGAACGCCGCCCGGATCGTCACAAATGCAAAAGTATCGCGACCTTCTGTATGTAATGCACTGGATACCATATTGGTGGACAAAGCAATCGCGCAGGAGTTATTACAGCTCCTTTCAGCTTCACTGGTTGCCTATAACGTGGAAATATTTGCAGATGTAGCTGCCTATGAAATATTGACCGCCGCTGCCTATCCCTATTTACAGCAAGCAACCCTTGCCGACTTTGGACGAGAATACCTGGACTATAAATGCTCAGTGAAGGTTGTGGCTGATGCCGAAGAAGCCCTGGAACATATCCGCCGCTATTCTTCCAGGCACTCGGAAGCCATCATTACAGAAAACGTCGTGTTGGGCGAACGATTCCTGCAGGAGGTAGATGCCGCTGCCGTATATGTCAACGCATCCACTCGTTTTACAGATGGAGGAGTATTCGGCCTGGGAGCCGAGATCGGCATATCTACCCAGAAACTACATGCCCGTGGGCCTTTTGCCTTAGAAAAACTGGTGACAGAAAAGTGGATCGTGAGAGGAAATGGGCAAATAAGATGA